A stretch of DNA from Halobacteriovorax vibrionivorans:
CCTGATATTGTTTATACACACTCATATAATGATCTCAACCTTGATCATCAAATTACAAACAAGGCCGTTTTAACAGCATTTAGGCCACTACCAAATTATAAGAAGTGTAATATTTTTGCATTTGATATTCCATCTAGTATCGAATATCAATCAGTCTATCATCTACGCACCAATCCAAACTATTACAACACGATTGATGAGATTGACTTAAAAATCAAAATTCAGGCCATGATGGCATATGAAACAGAACTCCATCCCTTCCCACATCCTCGATCAATTGAGAACCTTGAAATAAGTGCAAAAAAAGAAGGGACTATGTGTGGAGAAGCTCTAGCTGAGTCTTTCTATATTGAAAGGTTAATTAATTAGAATGAAATTGGTCAATAAGGCCACAGATATATTCAATTTCATCATCTTTTAAACAT
This window harbors:
- a CDS encoding PIG-L deacetylase family protein, giving the protein MNKNILIVVAHADDEVLGCGATISKHIRNKDNVSILVLTDSSSAQGKDINIRHNEFLKAMNILGVEDFKKLDYKDNRLDSYDLVDIVKDIEIIKEKINPDIVYTHSYNDLNLDHQITNKAVLTAFRPLPNYKKCNIFAFDIPSSIEYQSVYHLRTNPNYYNTIDEIDLKIKIQAMMAYETELHPFPHPRSIENLEISAKKEGTMCGEALAESFYIERLIN